From the genome of Pantoea alfalfae, one region includes:
- the fdnG gene encoding formate dehydrogenase-N subunit alpha, producing the protein MQINRRSFFKICAGGLAGTSAALLGFAPTTALASIREFKLIRARETRNNCTYCSVGCGMLIYSLGDGAKNARASIYHIEGDPDHPVSRGSLCPKGAGVLDFIHSEQRLKYPEYRAPGSDKWQRISWDEAFDRIARLMKQDRDAHFQTTNAAGVTVNRWPTMSMLCSSAASNETGLLDQKFARALGILALENQARLCHGPTVAALAPSFGRGAMTNNWNDIKNANVVMIMGGNPAEAHPVGFKWVIEAKTHNNAQVIVVDPRFNRSAAVADFYAPLRAGSDVVFLMGVINYLLQHNQIQQEYVRAFTNAALIVSEGFSFSDGLFSGYDAETRQYDRQSWHYELDENGHARRDESFSHPRCVLNLLKTHASRYTPEMVTRMCGTSQDAFITVCRQLASTCVPNRTATILYALGWTHHTNGSQIIRTAAMIQLLLGNIGMPGGGINALRGHSNVQGYTDLGLLAQSLPGYLPLPSEKMTTLATYLQQATPVATLPDQVNYWQNTDKFFVSLMKSFYGDNATAENQWGYNWLPKWDKAYDCMAQAEMMEQGALNGCLIQGFNLLAAFPDKNKAVRALSRLKYMVVIDPLRTETASFWQHHDAFNDVDPSAIQTEVFRLPSSCFAEESGSVANSSRWLQWHWAAAEPPAEALHDGKILGNLFMRLRALYRLEGGVAPEPLMAMRWDYRDPFNPEPEEVAQENNGQALADIYDASGKLLLKKGQQLNGFSELRNDGTTASACWIYSGSWTPEGNQMARRDNADPSGLGAVSGWAWAWPANRRILYNRASADAQGKAWDPQRRLIEWDGARWHGIDVPDYPVTLSPQKQAGPFIMQPDGLGHLFALDKMADGPFPEHYEPMESPLADNPLHPQQRHSPVVRLFSSDATQLGEAADYPCVATTYSITELFRHWTKHALLNAIAQPEQFVEIGTELAEEKGIQAGDTVKVTSRRGYIKAKAVVTRRLQRLMIDGKPVDTVGIPCHWGFEGTTRKGFLANTLTPSVGDANSQTPEYKGFLVKVEKA; encoded by the coding sequence ATGCAGATTAACAGACGGAGTTTTTTCAAAATCTGTGCTGGCGGGCTGGCAGGCACCAGCGCGGCATTACTCGGTTTTGCCCCCACCACAGCCTTAGCCAGTATCAGAGAGTTCAAACTCATTCGCGCCAGAGAGACACGTAATAACTGCACCTACTGTTCAGTCGGCTGCGGCATGCTGATTTACAGCCTGGGTGATGGCGCAAAAAATGCCCGTGCCTCGATTTACCATATCGAAGGCGACCCTGACCATCCGGTCAGTCGTGGATCGCTCTGTCCGAAAGGCGCAGGCGTGCTCGACTTTATTCACAGCGAACAGCGCCTGAAATACCCGGAGTACCGCGCACCGGGTTCCGATAAATGGCAGCGCATCAGCTGGGATGAAGCGTTTGACCGCATTGCCCGCCTGATGAAGCAGGATCGCGATGCTCATTTCCAGACGACCAACGCCGCTGGCGTGACGGTAAATCGCTGGCCGACCATGTCGATGCTCTGCTCCTCCGCCGCCAGTAATGAAACCGGCCTGCTCGATCAGAAGTTTGCCCGCGCGCTGGGTATTCTGGCGCTGGAAAACCAGGCGCGCCTGTGCCACGGCCCGACCGTGGCGGCTCTGGCCCCGAGCTTTGGTCGTGGTGCAATGACCAATAACTGGAACGACATCAAAAACGCCAATGTGGTGATGATCATGGGCGGCAACCCCGCCGAGGCGCATCCGGTTGGCTTTAAATGGGTGATTGAAGCCAAAACCCATAACAATGCGCAGGTCATCGTGGTCGATCCGCGCTTTAACCGCTCTGCGGCGGTCGCTGACTTCTATGCCCCCCTGCGTGCCGGCAGCGACGTGGTGTTCCTGATGGGGGTGATCAACTATCTGCTGCAGCACAATCAGATTCAGCAGGAGTATGTTCGCGCCTTCACCAATGCCGCCCTGATTGTCAGCGAAGGCTTCAGCTTTAGCGACGGATTATTCAGCGGCTACGATGCGGAAACCCGTCAGTACGATCGCCAGAGCTGGCACTATGAGCTGGATGAAAACGGCCATGCGCGACGCGATGAGAGCTTCAGCCATCCACGCTGTGTACTGAACCTGCTGAAAACCCACGCCAGCCGTTACACCCCGGAAATGGTGACGCGGATGTGCGGCACTTCGCAGGACGCCTTTATTACGGTGTGCAGGCAGCTCGCCTCCACCTGCGTGCCCAATCGCACCGCAACCATCCTCTATGCGCTGGGCTGGACCCACCACACCAACGGTTCGCAGATTATCCGCACGGCGGCGATGATCCAGTTGCTGTTGGGCAACATTGGTATGCCGGGTGGCGGTATTAACGCGCTGCGCGGTCACTCCAACGTTCAGGGCTACACCGATCTCGGCCTGCTGGCGCAGAGTCTGCCGGGCTATCTGCCACTGCCCTCCGAGAAGATGACCACGCTGGCGACTTACCTGCAACAGGCTACGCCGGTGGCGACGTTGCCGGACCAGGTCAACTACTGGCAGAACACCGACAAGTTTTTCGTCAGCCTGATGAAGAGTTTCTACGGCGATAATGCTACGGCGGAAAATCAGTGGGGCTACAACTGGTTGCCGAAGTGGGACAAGGCCTATGACTGCATGGCGCAGGCGGAGATGATGGAACAGGGCGCGCTGAACGGCTGTCTGATTCAGGGCTTCAACCTGCTGGCCGCCTTCCCGGACAAAAATAAAGCGGTCCGGGCACTGTCCCGCCTCAAATATATGGTGGTGATCGATCCGCTTCGCACGGAAACCGCCAGTTTCTGGCAGCATCACGACGCGTTCAACGACGTCGATCCGTCGGCCATCCAGACCGAAGTGTTCCGCCTGCCCTCCTCCTGCTTCGCGGAAGAGTCGGGTTCGGTGGCGAACTCGTCGCGCTGGCTGCAGTGGCACTGGGCAGCAGCCGAGCCGCCAGCGGAAGCGCTGCACGACGGCAAAATCCTCGGCAACCTGTTTATGCGTCTGCGCGCGCTCTACCGCCTGGAAGGTGGAGTAGCCCCTGAGCCGCTGATGGCGATGCGCTGGGACTACCGCGACCCATTCAATCCTGAGCCGGAAGAGGTGGCGCAGGAGAACAACGGTCAGGCACTGGCCGACATTTATGACGCCAGCGGCAAGCTGCTGCTGAAAAAAGGCCAGCAGCTAAACGGCTTCTCTGAGCTGCGTAACGACGGCACCACCGCCAGCGCCTGCTGGATCTACAGCGGCAGCTGGACGCCGGAGGGTAACCAGATGGCCCGACGCGACAACGCCGATCCGTCGGGACTGGGGGCGGTCTCAGGCTGGGCCTGGGCCTGGCCCGCTAACCGCCGCATTCTCTATAACCGCGCCTCCGCTGATGCGCAGGGGAAAGCCTGGGATCCGCAGCGCCGTCTGATTGAGTGGGATGGCGCACGCTGGCACGGCATCGACGTACCCGATTACCCGGTAACGCTGTCGCCGCAGAAGCAGGCCGGTCCGTTTATCATGCAGCCCGATGGTCTCGGCCACCTGTTTGCACTCGATAAAATGGCCGATGGCCCGTTCCCGGAACACTACGAACCGATGGAAAGCCCGCTCGCCGACAATCCCCTGCATCCGCAGCAGCGACACAGTCCGGTGGTTCGTCTGTTCAGCAGCGACGCCACGCAGCTGGGCGAGGCCGCCGACTATCCCTGCGTCGCCACCACCTACTCCATCACCGAGCTGTTCCGCCACTGGACCAAACATGCCCTGCTGAATGCGATTGCGCAGCCGGAGCAGTTTGTCGAGATCGGCACCGAGCTGGCTGAGGAGAAAGGCATTCAGGCCGGAGACACCGTTAAGGTCACATCACGTCGCGGCTATATCAAAGCTAAAGCGGTGGTGACGCGTCGTCTGCAGCGTCTGATGATTGACGGCAAGCCGGTTGATACCGTGGGCATTCCCTGCCACTGGGGCTTTGAAGGCACCACGCGTAAAGGCTTCCTCGCCAATACGCTGACGCCTTCGGTTGGCGATGCCAACTCGCAGACCCCGGAGTACAAGGGATTTTTAGTGAAAGTGGAAAAAGCGTAA
- the fdxH gene encoding formate dehydrogenase subunit beta — MAYQSQDIIRRSATNGFTPPPQARDHKIEVAKLIDVTTCIGCKGCQVACSEWNDIRDEVGHNIGVYDNPVDLTAKSWTVMRFSEVEENGRLAWLIRKDGCMHCADPGCLKACPSAGAIIQYANGIVDFQSEQCIGCGYCIAGCPFNVPRLNKEDNRAYKCTLCVDRVSVGQEPACVKTCPTGAIHFGSKSDMLTLAEERVAELKSRGFAQAGLYNPEGVGGTHVMYVLHHADKPQLYHGLPANPGISPTVTFWKGIWKPLAAVGFAATFAASIFHYVGVGPNRVTEKHDDNDDQPEEHQ, encoded by the coding sequence ATGGCTTATCAATCACAAGATATTATCCGTCGCTCTGCGACCAATGGTTTTACCCCGCCGCCGCAGGCGCGCGATCACAAGATCGAAGTGGCGAAACTTATCGACGTCACCACCTGTATCGGCTGCAAAGGCTGTCAGGTCGCCTGTTCCGAGTGGAATGACATCCGCGATGAAGTCGGCCACAACATCGGGGTTTATGACAATCCTGTCGATCTGACCGCCAAATCGTGGACGGTGATGCGCTTTTCGGAAGTCGAAGAGAACGGCAGGCTGGCCTGGCTGATTCGCAAAGATGGCTGCATGCACTGCGCCGATCCCGGCTGCCTCAAAGCCTGTCCGTCGGCAGGCGCCATCATTCAGTATGCCAACGGCATCGTCGATTTTCAGTCGGAGCAGTGCATTGGCTGCGGCTACTGCATCGCAGGCTGTCCGTTCAACGTGCCACGACTCAATAAAGAAGATAACCGCGCCTATAAATGCACGCTGTGTGTGGATCGCGTCAGTGTCGGCCAGGAACCTGCCTGTGTGAAGACCTGTCCGACCGGTGCCATTCATTTCGGCAGTAAAAGCGACATGCTGACGCTGGCGGAGGAACGCGTGGCGGAGCTGAAGTCACGCGGGTTTGCGCAGGCGGGCCTCTACAACCCGGAAGGCGTGGGTGGCACCCACGTGATGTATGTGCTGCATCATGCTGATAAGCCTCAGCTCTATCACGGGCTGCCTGCTAATCCGGGCATCAGCCCGACTGTGACCTTCTGGAAGGGGATCTGGAAACCGCTGGCAGCGGTCGGTTTTGCCGCCACGTTTGCCGCGTCAATCTTCCACTATGTTGGCGTTGGCCCGAATCGCGTCACTGAAAAGCATGACGACAATGACGATCAGCCTGAGGAGCATCAATAA
- the fdhD gene encoding formate dehydrogenase accessory sulfurtransferase FdhD, translated as MKAIQPDSGEDLTIQAGVSRTQVWQRKDLTDAQDDWLADEVPVALVYNGISHVVMMTTPKDLEAFALGFSLSEGIIDAPGDIFGMDIVPGCDGIEVQIELSSRRFMALKAQRRALAGRTGCGVCGVEQLDQIGKPLSPLPFTQTFALDQLDRALGQLKDYQPVGQKTGCTHAAAWIQPDGQLAGGCEDVGRHVALDKLLGYRSQAEWGPGAVLVSSRASYEMVQKSAMCGVEILFAVSAATRLAVEVAERCNLTLVGFSKPGRATVYSHPQRLR; from the coding sequence TTGAAAGCTATCCAGCCTGACTCAGGCGAAGATTTAACAATTCAGGCCGGCGTCAGCAGGACGCAGGTGTGGCAGCGTAAAGACCTGACCGATGCACAGGATGACTGGCTGGCGGACGAAGTGCCGGTGGCGCTGGTCTATAACGGCATCTCACACGTGGTGATGATGACCACGCCCAAAGATCTGGAGGCGTTTGCGCTGGGCTTCTCGCTGTCAGAGGGCATTATCGACGCGCCGGGCGACATTTTCGGCATGGATATCGTGCCGGGCTGTGACGGCATTGAGGTTCAGATCGAGCTATCCAGCCGTCGCTTTATGGCGCTGAAAGCGCAGCGTCGCGCGCTGGCGGGCCGGACCGGCTGCGGTGTGTGTGGTGTTGAACAGCTGGACCAGATTGGCAAGCCGCTCTCTCCGTTGCCATTTACCCAGACCTTCGCGCTGGACCAGCTGGATCGGGCGCTGGGTCAGCTGAAAGATTATCAGCCTGTCGGACAGAAAACCGGCTGCACCCATGCGGCCGCGTGGATCCAGCCCGACGGTCAGCTGGCCGGTGGCTGTGAAGATGTGGGTCGCCATGTGGCGCTGGATAAGCTGCTGGGCTATCGCAGTCAGGCAGAGTGGGGGCCGGGCGCGGTGCTGGTCTCCAGCCGCGCCAGCTATGAAATGGTGCAGAAGTCCGCCATGTGCGGCGTCGAGATCCTGTTCGCGGTTTCAGCCGCTACCCGCCTGGCGGTTGAGGTGGCTGAGCGCTGCAATCTGACGCTGGTCGGGTTCAGTAAACCTGGCCGCGCCACGGTCTACAGCCATCCTCAGCGACTGCGTTAA
- the mtlR gene encoding mannitol operon repressor MtlR has product MQAGRSSPAPDGGIKPMQAIMEEKQAFENRVLERLNAGRSVRSFLIAAVELLAEAVNLLVLQVFRKDDYAVKYAVEPLLLGDGPLGELSVRLKLIYGLGVISRHEYEDGELLLALREELNHDSGDYRFTDDEILGPFGELHCVTAWPPAPVFHTDDAELRSMQQQRYLQMVRSTMVLSLTELIARISMKQAFKKSGS; this is encoded by the coding sequence ATGCAAGCCGGGCGCAGTTCGCCTGCTCCCGACGGCGGTATTAAACCCATGCAGGCAATAATGGAAGAGAAGCAGGCTTTTGAGAACCGGGTGCTAGAGCGCCTGAACGCCGGTCGTTCGGTGAGAAGCTTTCTGATCGCCGCCGTTGAGCTATTGGCTGAAGCCGTCAATCTGCTGGTGCTGCAGGTATTTCGTAAAGATGACTATGCAGTGAAATATGCGGTAGAACCGCTGCTGCTGGGCGATGGTCCTTTGGGCGAACTCTCGGTTCGCCTGAAGCTGATTTACGGACTTGGCGTGATCAGCCGACACGAATATGAAGATGGTGAACTGCTGCTGGCACTACGCGAAGAGCTGAATCACGACAGCGGCGATTATCGTTTCACCGACGATGAGATCCTCGGCCCGTTTGGTGAACTGCACTGTGTGACCGCCTGGCCACCTGCGCCGGTGTTTCACACCGACGATGCTGAGCTGCGCAGCATGCAGCAGCAGCGCTATCTGCAGATGGTGCGTTCCACCATGGTCCTGTCGCTCACCGAGCTGATCGCCCGCATCAGTATGAAGCAGGCGTTTAAAAAGTCCGGTAGCTAA
- a CDS encoding YibL family ribosome-associated protein: protein MKEQEKNEIKLLSDKLDALNRKEPQLLESGDVEKLGALLKEKEALVIEIERLRGQRVEKLSAEAQKLQKMGFSREITKKEQANLGALKKSVRGLVVVHPMTALGREMGLKAMTGFAKTAF from the coding sequence ATGAAAGAGCAAGAAAAGAACGAAATCAAACTTCTCAGCGATAAGCTGGACGCACTGAACCGCAAAGAGCCGCAGTTACTGGAATCAGGTGATGTCGAGAAACTGGGCGCGTTGCTGAAAGAGAAAGAAGCGCTGGTCATTGAGATTGAGCGTCTGCGCGGTCAGCGGGTTGAAAAACTGAGTGCCGAAGCGCAGAAGCTGCAGAAAATGGGCTTCAGCCGCGAAATTACCAAAAAAGAGCAGGCAAATCTGGGTGCGCTGAAGAAAAGCGTGCGCGGCCTGGTGGTGGTGCATCCAATGACCGCGCTGGGACGTGAGATGGGTCTGAAAGCGATGACGGGCTTCGCTAAAACCGCATTCTGA
- a CDS encoding VirK/YbjX family protein, whose product MSIITTHENTTESSASLFFQLISGKYIPDKLWNSKRFRLKFVLRTLISPLTTLHYLDALSHLPQLPLLMSTQGLLPAKLHRPYLRSGMSIAARAQAILDHYTLMNNLENPMLRQLLQSASDNPLAALTGKNGEAFLLSCSSGYFDREGEVTLVLRYNDEIIASLSFSILNENNQRTLLIGGLQGPRKHINNEMIREATKAAHGLFPKRLLMEAVFIVAKQCGVESIQAVGDETHVFRSLRYRHSKGDKFFASYSEFWLSLSGEARRDGMFTLPLSLPRKTLEEIASKKRAEYRRRYELLDALAEQVYAAAGERKADVDQAAA is encoded by the coding sequence ATGTCAATTATAACTACTCACGAAAATACGACCGAATCCTCTGCTTCACTTTTTTTCCAGTTAATCAGTGGCAAATACATTCCGGATAAACTCTGGAACAGTAAACGTTTCCGTCTGAAATTTGTGTTAAGAACCTTGATATCGCCGCTGACCACGCTGCATTATCTGGATGCGCTGTCGCATCTGCCGCAACTTCCTTTGCTGATGAGTACCCAGGGATTGCTGCCAGCCAAGCTGCACCGGCCCTATCTGCGTTCAGGTATGAGCATTGCTGCGCGTGCGCAGGCGATTCTCGACCACTACACGCTCATGAACAATCTCGAAAATCCTATGCTGCGTCAGCTGCTGCAGAGCGCTTCAGATAATCCGCTGGCCGCGCTGACTGGAAAAAATGGTGAGGCCTTTTTACTCTCCTGCAGTTCCGGTTATTTTGATCGTGAAGGGGAAGTGACGCTGGTATTACGTTATAACGACGAGATTATTGCTTCACTTTCTTTTTCGATTCTCAACGAGAATAACCAACGCACCTTATTAATTGGCGGATTACAGGGGCCGCGAAAACATATTAATAATGAGATGATCCGCGAGGCGACCAAAGCGGCTCACGGTCTCTTCCCGAAACGCTTGTTAATGGAAGCGGTATTTATTGTGGCGAAACAGTGCGGCGTGGAAAGTATTCAGGCGGTAGGCGATGAGACGCATGTATTCCGCAGCCTGCGTTATCGCCACAGCAAAGGGGATAAGTTCTTTGCCAGCTACAGTGAATTCTGGCTGTCGCTGAGTGGTGAAGCGCGCAGGGATGGGATGTTTACGCTGCCGCTGAGTCTGCCGCGTAAAACGCTGGAGGAAATTGCCAGTAAGAAGCGGGCAGAGTATCGCCGCCGTTATGAACTGCTGGATGCGCTGGCGGAGCAGGTTTATGCCGCCGCCGGCGAACGCAAAGCCGATGTCGATCAGGCAGCTGCCTGA
- the sodA gene encoding superoxide dismutase [Mn]: MSYSLPSLPYAYDALEPHFDKQTMEIHHTKHHQTYVNNANAALEGTEFANLPVEELITKLDQLPADKKGPLRNNAGGHANHSLFWKGLKTGTTLQGDLKAAIEKDFGSVEKFQEEFEKAAATRFGSGWAWLVKKGDKLAVVSTANQDNPLMGEAVAGVSGFPIIGLDVWEHAYYLKYQNKRPDYIKAFWNVVNWDEAAARFASAK, translated from the coding sequence ATGAGTTATTCACTGCCATCCCTGCCTTACGCATACGACGCACTGGAACCGCATTTCGACAAGCAGACGATGGAGATCCATCACACTAAACACCACCAGACCTACGTGAACAACGCGAACGCGGCGCTGGAAGGTACTGAATTTGCTAATCTGCCGGTAGAAGAGCTGATCACCAAACTGGATCAGCTGCCAGCAGACAAAAAAGGCCCACTGCGTAACAACGCAGGCGGCCACGCTAACCACAGCCTGTTCTGGAAAGGCCTGAAAACCGGCACCACGCTGCAGGGCGACCTGAAAGCGGCTATCGAGAAAGATTTTGGTAGCGTGGAAAAATTCCAGGAAGAGTTCGAGAAAGCCGCCGCCACCCGTTTCGGTTCTGGCTGGGCATGGCTGGTTAAGAAAGGCGACAAACTGGCTGTGGTTTCAACCGCAAACCAGGACAACCCACTGATGGGCGAAGCGGTTGCCGGCGTTTCTGGCTTCCCGATCATCGGTCTGGATGTATGGGAGCACGCTTACTATCTGAAATATCAGAACAAGCGCCCTGACTACATCAAAGCGTTCTGGAACGTGGTTAACTGGGACGAAGCGGCAGCCCGCTTCGCGTCTGCTAAATAA
- a CDS encoding DeoR/GlpR family DNA-binding transcription regulator — protein MLQETRLHRIRALLTRLNQVSTERIIRELGVSRETARRDIIELEAQGLARRVHGGLVAIETAAEPPLTQRRSTQTREKRAIARAAAQLLQPGQTLFLDAGTTTTLLAEELHALSGLTIVTNSLQAALALSAGEEDQPLNNQIILLGGMMTAGAHQTRGEITVGEIIRYRADVALLSPVGIEANRGASSFHPHEAAIARAMVQQSAACYLLADHTKLGVVSRTVYAPPQTITMLITDSGGDNGAALEALQQTLPEVMVV, from the coding sequence ATGCTGCAGGAAACGCGCCTTCATCGCATCCGCGCCTTACTGACCCGGCTTAATCAGGTCAGTACCGAGCGCATTATCAGGGAGCTGGGGGTGTCTCGCGAAACCGCGCGCCGCGATATTATTGAGCTGGAAGCGCAGGGTCTGGCGCGCCGTGTTCACGGTGGCCTGGTGGCGATTGAAACGGCGGCTGAACCGCCGCTGACACAACGCCGCAGCACGCAGACCCGCGAGAAGCGCGCCATCGCCCGCGCCGCTGCGCAGTTGCTGCAGCCGGGACAGACACTGTTTCTGGATGCGGGCACCACCACCACCCTGCTGGCAGAGGAACTCCACGCCCTTTCCGGCCTGACGATCGTCACCAATAGCCTGCAGGCTGCGCTGGCGCTGAGCGCCGGAGAAGAAGATCAGCCGCTGAATAATCAGATTATTTTGCTGGGCGGGATGATGACAGCGGGTGCGCACCAGACGCGCGGCGAAATCACCGTGGGTGAGATCATCCGCTATCGCGCCGACGTCGCGCTGCTGTCACCGGTCGGCATTGAGGCGAATCGCGGTGCCAGCAGTTTTCATCCGCACGAAGCGGCTATTGCCAGAGCGATGGTTCAGCAATCTGCAGCCTGCTATCTGCTGGCCGATCACACCAAACTGGGCGTGGTCAGCCGCACGGTTTACGCGCCGCCGCAGACGATCACCATGCTGATTACCGATAGCGGCGGCGATAACGGTGCCGCCCTTGAGGCACTGCAGCAGACGTTGCCAGAGGTGATGGTCGTTTAA
- a CDS encoding aspartate aminotransferase family protein produces MATRSTIMDTNSFRAEHADALDSETRKLTDKRSKVLGESYRLFYRKPVHLVRGEGQYLWDAAGDKYLDVYNNVASIGHCHPAVIEAVTQQMKMLNTHTRYLHENILDYSEALLATTPAAIDRAMYMCTGSEANDLAIRVARAFSGGTGIIVSKEAYHGTSELTSGASPALGSGQPLSPTTRLVMPPDAYRVDAPDLGDWFADQIQQQIDDMTAHGIKFAGFLADSIFSSDGVLPNPRGFLKKAVGVVHANGGIFIADEVQPGFGRTGDAFWGFGRHDVVPDVITTGKPMGNGIPVSGLLAKSEVLAAFSDSIPYFNTFGGNPVAMAAAQAVLNVITEEGLQEHSRVVGAKLLAELRTLMDRYECVGDVRGAGLFIGFELVTDRHSKTPDKTLALNLIEKLREHRVLTSVAGPYGNVLKLRPPLAFQESDIDWLAGALDNSLRELGQ; encoded by the coding sequence ATGGCCACGCGTTCCACCATTATGGATACCAACAGTTTCCGCGCCGAACATGCCGATGCGCTCGACAGCGAGACGCGCAAACTGACCGATAAACGCAGCAAAGTGCTTGGCGAATCCTATCGCCTGTTCTATCGCAAACCGGTTCATCTGGTGCGGGGTGAAGGGCAATATCTGTGGGATGCGGCGGGCGATAAATATCTCGACGTCTACAACAATGTGGCGAGCATCGGCCATTGCCATCCGGCCGTGATTGAAGCGGTGACGCAGCAGATGAAAATGCTGAACACCCACACCCGTTACCTGCATGAAAATATTCTCGACTACAGCGAAGCGCTGCTGGCGACCACGCCTGCGGCGATCGATCGCGCGATGTATATGTGCACCGGCTCTGAAGCCAATGACCTTGCTATCCGCGTGGCGCGTGCTTTCAGCGGCGGTACCGGAATTATCGTCAGTAAAGAGGCCTATCACGGTACCAGCGAGCTGACCTCCGGCGCTTCTCCGGCGCTGGGCAGTGGACAGCCGCTGTCGCCTACCACGCGGCTGGTGATGCCACCGGATGCGTATCGTGTGGATGCGCCGGACCTGGGCGACTGGTTCGCTGATCAGATTCAGCAGCAGATTGATGATATGACGGCGCACGGCATTAAATTTGCCGGTTTCCTGGCGGACTCGATCTTCTCCTCCGACGGAGTTCTGCCCAATCCGCGTGGCTTCCTGAAAAAAGCGGTCGGGGTGGTGCATGCCAATGGCGGCATCTTTATTGCCGATGAAGTGCAGCCTGGCTTTGGCCGTACCGGCGACGCCTTCTGGGGCTTTGGCCGCCATGATGTGGTGCCTGATGTGATTACTACCGGCAAGCCGATGGGCAATGGCATTCCGGTGTCCGGGCTGCTGGCAAAAAGCGAGGTGCTGGCCGCCTTCAGTGACTCGATTCCCTATTTCAATACCTTTGGTGGCAATCCGGTTGCGATGGCGGCGGCGCAGGCTGTTCTGAACGTGATCACCGAAGAGGGATTACAGGAACACAGCCGCGTGGTCGGCGCGAAGCTGCTGGCGGAGTTGCGGACCCTGATGGATCGCTATGAGTGCGTGGGCGATGTGCGCGGTGCCGGGCTGTTTATCGGCTTCGAACTGGTCACCGATCGTCACAGCAAAACGCCGGACAAAACCCTGGCGCTGAACCTGATCGAGAAGCTGCGTGAACATCGTGTGCTGACCTCGGTCGCTGGCCCGTATGGGAATGTACTGAAACTGCGTCCGCCATTGGCTTTCCAGGAAAGCGACATCGACTGGCTGGCTGGTGCACTCGACAACTCCCTGCGCGAGCTGGGTCAGTAA